One window of Lawsonibacter asaccharolyticus genomic DNA carries:
- a CDS encoding RNA polymerase sigma factor — MNGTPTAPELLEAARQGDNRACEQVLEENAGLIWSIVRRYYGRGVEPDDLYQLGCLGFLKAVRGFDPSFGTQFSTYAVPKIAGEIRRFLRDDGTVKVSRGMKERGAAVWGARRRLVAEMGREPTLSELAAETGLTPEEIAAAETASDAVASLQAETGEGGLTLEGMLGTGGMEEDVVERLTLRSAMEELPEREQQVLLLRYYKNLTQIQCARVLGISQVQISRLERRAVDRLRKILCEEEAF; from the coding sequence ATGAATGGCACGCCAACGGCTCCAGAGCTGCTGGAGGCGGCCAGACAGGGGGACAACCGGGCCTGTGAGCAGGTGTTGGAGGAAAACGCCGGCCTGATCTGGAGCATTGTGCGGCGGTATTACGGACGGGGCGTGGAGCCGGACGACCTGTACCAGCTGGGCTGTCTGGGCTTTTTGAAGGCGGTGCGGGGCTTTGACCCATCCTTCGGGACCCAGTTCTCCACCTATGCGGTGCCCAAGATCGCGGGGGAGATCCGGCGTTTTCTCCGGGATGACGGCACTGTGAAGGTGAGCCGGGGCATGAAGGAGCGGGGGGCCGCAGTGTGGGGCGCCCGACGCCGGCTGGTGGCCGAGATGGGACGGGAACCCACCCTGTCAGAGCTGGCGGCGGAGACCGGCCTGACGCCAGAGGAGATCGCAGCGGCGGAGACCGCCTCTGACGCAGTGGCATCCCTCCAGGCGGAGACAGGAGAGGGCGGATTGACCCTGGAGGGGATGCTGGGCACCGGCGGGATGGAGGAGGACGTGGTGGAGCGGCTGACCCTCCGTTCCGCCATGGAGGAGCTGCCGGAGCGGGAACAGCAAGTGCTGCTGCTGCGCTATTACAAAAACCTCACGCAGATCCAGTGTGCCAGAGTCCTGGGGATCTCCCAAGTCCAGATCTCACGGCTGGAGCGGCGGGCGGTGGACCGGCTGCGGAAGATCCTGTGCGAGGAAGAAGCGTTTTGA